One Maniola hyperantus chromosome 17, iAphHyp1.2, whole genome shotgun sequence DNA window includes the following coding sequences:
- the LOC138403516 gene encoding uncharacterized protein → MHIEYIEVKEKKLHYEMFNTVVEGFNNTIIDDISINMDFKIMRIFFHTNLVSNSDYKCDGEMYESSIFGDGKTEIIMKNLQVEIVISFEIIKNDQCKDIMNLKSLLYGADAVDGVHYKVGNLFNGNEALSVAANKLMNMTWRTVVANYGRYFTDKIIEKIFEAVKVFMRSRPLEDLAIYTDTQ, encoded by the exons ATGCATATAGAATACATAGAAGTTAAAGAAAAGAAATTACACTATGAAATGTTTAATACTGTTGTGGAAGGATTTAATAATACCATTATTGATGATATCAG CATAAACATGGATTTCAAAATTATGCGGATATTTTTTCACACGAATCTCGTTTCCAATTCTGATTACAAATGTGACGGGGAAATGTATGAGTCTTCAATTTTCGGAGACGGTAAAACAGAAATTATAATGA AGAATTTGCAAGTGGAGATAGTGATTAGTTTCGAAATCATAAAAAATGACCAATGCAAGGATATTATGAATCTTAAGAGCTTGTTGTACGGAGCTGATGCTGTCGATGGTGTGCACTACAAAGTTGGCAATTTGTTTAATGGAAATGAAGCATTGA GTGTTGCAGCTAATAAACTGATGAATATGACCTGGAGGACCGTGGTAGCCAACTATGGCAGATACTTCACtgataaaataattgaaaaaatctTCGAAGCTGTCAAGGTTTTCATGCGTTCACGGCCTTTAGAGGATTTAGCAATATATACTGATACACAGtag